The nucleotide sequence ATGACGGCCGAAGCACCCGTAGTGTAAAGATGGGGTTCATACTTAAGATTGGCGAGAAAAGAGAGGGAGCCTGCTTGGGCTTCTTCGATTTTCGCCAGCCGGTTTATTTGCTGGTTTGCGTCGCCTTCCACTGCGCCGCGCAGCACTTCTGCTATCTGGCCTACCGTAAATTCCATCGGGCAAAAGTAGAGAAATATTCAGTTGTCAGATGATAGTTGCGAGTTGCCAGTGAATGACAAAGCACCTAGAATGCCTGACTGGCGACTTACAAGTGTCGGTTGACAACGGCTAACACACAACTCAGAGGATCTCTTTAGGGTAGCAGATGTAGTGCTTTTCCACACGCTGCCCCAGGGCTTTGATGTTGGGCAAGTCGGAGGCTTCGGCTACGTTCACCACCCGGCCGCGCTTAGTGAGTACATCAATGGTGTCTTGGCCGTCGGCGTCGTAGGCGTTGTTGCTGATGCGGCCGGCAATCATGAGTTGGGCGGCATCATTGGGAGCAAGGCCGAAGCGTTCGGCAATCAACTCCACAATGCCAAGCTGAAAATCGTCGTCAAACGCTTCGGTTTGGAGGCTGATTTTAAACAGATGACGGTCAAGGATGCTTTGGGCTAAGTAGCTGAGCACCTTGTCGGGGTGGTCAGCCCAGAGCTTAACGGCGCTCCACACGTCGGTGTCGTCGAGGCGGGTGAAGCGGCGTAGGATGGCATCGTCGGCTTCAAACTCCGCTTGCGTTACCACTTTGGCCAAGAAGAAATGCAACGCGGGCGAAGCGGGTACTTTGTGGCCGGCCCGGGTCAGGTCCTGAGCACGCTGCATAATGCGGATAATCATCTGCTCGGCACTCGTAACCGTCTTGTGCAGATACACTTGCCAGTACATCAGGCGGCGGCTTACCAGGAAATTCTCGATGCTGTACACGGCCTTTTCCTCGAGCACTAGCCGCTCGTTTACCACGGTCAGCATTTTGATGAGGCGGTCGGCGCCGGGGCGGCCTTCCTGCACGCCAGTGTAGAAGGAGTCGCGGTTCAGGTAATCGAGCCGGTCCATGTCAAGCTGGCTGCTAACCAACTGGTGGAAAAACGGCCGGTGGTAAGTGCCCTGGAAAATATCGATGGCCAAATCCAGGGCGCCGTCAAACTCGGCATTCAGCTTGCGCATCAAGTGCAGGCTGATTTGCTCGTGGTTGACATCGTGAAAAATACTGCGCTCCAAGGCGTGGGAGAGAGGGCCGTGGCCGATGTCGTGGAGCAGAATGGCAGCCATAGCGGCTTCACCTTCCTTGGCCGAAATTTTGATGCCTTTGTCTTTGAGGGTACGCAAGGCCAGCGTCATGAGGTGCATGGCGCCTAGGGCGTGGTGAAAGCGCGTGTGCAACGCGCCGGGGTACACGAACATGGTCAGGCCAAGTTGCTGAATCCGGCGGAGGCGCTGAAAGTAAGAATGCTCAATCAGGTC is from Hymenobacter tibetensis and encodes:
- a CDS encoding HD domain-containing protein — encoded protein: MNKKKIFNDPVYGFVTIPTELLFDLIEHSYFQRLRRIQQLGLTMFVYPGALHTRFHHALGAMHLMTLALRTLKDKGIKISAKEGEAAMAAILLHDIGHGPLSHALERSIFHDVNHEQISLHLMRKLNAEFDGALDLAIDIFQGTYHRPFFHQLVSSQLDMDRLDYLNRDSFYTGVQEGRPGADRLIKMLTVVNERLVLEEKAVYSIENFLVSRRLMYWQVYLHKTVTSAEQMIIRIMQRAQDLTRAGHKVPASPALHFFLAKVVTQAEFEADDAILRRFTRLDDTDVWSAVKLWADHPDKVLSYLAQSILDRHLFKISLQTEAFDDDFQLGIVELIAERFGLAPNDAAQLMIAGRISNNAYDADGQDTIDVLTKRGRVVNVAEASDLPNIKALGQRVEKHYICYPKEIL